A stretch of the Rhodanobacteraceae bacterium genome encodes the following:
- a CDS encoding YbaB/EbfC family nucleoid-associated protein translates to MRGGLGNILQQAQRMQEELQAQMEQAQKELQTAEVTGTSGGGMVSVTMSGRHETRRVRIDPTLLKDDPEMLEDLIAAAINDAVNKVAELSQSRMAKVTGGMQLPPGFKLPF, encoded by the coding sequence ATGCGTGGCGGATTGGGAAACATCCTGCAGCAGGCTCAGCGCATGCAGGAAGAACTGCAGGCGCAGATGGAGCAGGCGCAGAAGGAGTTGCAGACTGCTGAAGTCACCGGGACTTCAGGCGGCGGCATGGTCAGTGTGACCATGAGCGGCCGCCATGAGACCCGACGGGTGCGCATCGATCCGACACTGTTGAAAGATGATCCGGAGATGCTCGAAGATCTGATCGCGGCGGCCATCAACGACGCCGTCAACAAGGTGGCCGAGCTCTCGCAATCGCGCATGGCCAAGGTCACCGGCGGCATGCA